One window of the Anopheles cruzii chromosome 2, idAnoCruzAS_RS32_06, whole genome shotgun sequence genome contains the following:
- the LOC128277641 gene encoding protein lethal(2)essential for life-like: MSIVPIFFRNWWEDEWDRPLRTSRILDQHFGGGISGDDLLGALAGITDSRHRRQLSHHYPTGRYIRPWHSSCVANKQDIGSAVNITNDKFQINLDVQHFAPEEISVKYVDKSIIVEGKHEEKQDDHGYISRHFVRRYMLPAGHNESDIASSLSSDGILTITCPRKAIEQKPERNIPITHTEPKKMAIDSQANGSQGQRLKGK, translated from the coding sequence ATGTCGATCGTTCCGATTTTCTTCCGTAACTGGTGGGAGGACGAATGGGACCGACCGCTGCGAACCTCGCGTATCCTGGATCAGCATTTCGGCGGCGGTATTAGCGGAGACGATCTTCTGGGTGCATTGGCCGGCATCACAGATTCGCGCCATCGTCGGCAGCTTTCCCATCATTATCCTACGGGACGTTACATTCGCCCGTGGCACAGCTCGTGCGTGGCCAACAAGCAGGATATCGGCTCGGCGGTGAACATCACCAACGATAAATTCCAAATCAATCTGGACGTGCAGCATTTCGCTCCGGAGGAGATCTCGGTAAAGTACGTCGACAAATCCATCATCGTGGAGGGAAAGCACGAGGAGAAACAGGACGACCACGGATACATTTCGCGCCATTTTGTACGCCGCTAcatgttgccggccggccacaacGAGAGCGATATCGCTTCGTCACTCTCATCGGATGGCATCCTGACCATCACTTGTCCGAGGAAAGCGATCGAACAGAAGCCGGAAAGAAACATTCCCATCACGCATACGGAGCCAAAGAAAATGGCTATCGATTCGCAGGCGAACGGTTCCCAAGGCCAGCGCTTGAAAGGCAAATGA
- the LOC128277644 gene encoding ribonuclease kappa, whose translation MPVCGPKLSLCGLIISIWGIVQLVLMGVFYYINSVALIEDLPLEEHYPTPQEFYAAADVAYSQNAYNCWIAACIYVVTLVISAQQFHANSRSTVA comes from the exons ATGCCTGTCTGTGGACCGAAACTGTCGCTGTGCGGTTTGATCATCTCCATTTGGGGCATAGTCCAGCTG GTACTGATGGGGGTGTTTTACTACATCAACAGCGTGGCACTGATTGAGGATCTTCCGCTGGAGGAGCACTATCCAACGCCGCAAGAATTTTACGCGGCAGCTGACGTCGCGTACAGTCAG AATGCCTACAACTGTTGGATTGCTGCCTGCATTTACGTTGTGACGCTGGTCATTTCGGCACAGCAGTTCCATGCCAACAGCCGCTCCACGGTTGCCTAA
- the LOC128277642 gene encoding protein lethal(2)essential for life-like isoform X2, which yields MSLVPVHCRTWWDDWDLPLYTRVLEKSMTHEVLSGDDYWRVPPLAPLRWSSLYRPWRYFSLRDVGAKVDTDRDRFQIELDVHQFLPHEVTVRRTDKYVTIEGKHEEKRDEQGYVARQFSRRYLVPIGYDANLIVSSLSSDGVLTVTAPRIGLPAPKVENSSRRYLTYLK from the exons ATGTCGCTGGTTCCGGTTCACTGTCGCACCTGGTGGGACGACTGGGATCTGCCGCTGTATACGCGCGTCCTCGAGAAGTCGATGACGCACGAGGTGCTGTCGGGAGACGACTACTGGCGGGTACCGCCACTGGCGCCCCTGCGCTGGTCCAGCCTCTACCGACCCTGGCGCTACTTTAGCCTGCGGGACGTCGGTGCCAAGGTGGacaccgatcgcgatcgcttcCAGATCGAGCTCGACGTGCATCAGTTTTTGCCGCACGAGGTCACCGTGCGCCGCACGGACAAGTACGTCACGATCGAGGGCAAGCACGAGGAGAAGCGGGACGAGCAGGGCTACGTGGCGCGACAGTTTTCCCGCCGCTACCTGGTACCAA TTGGGTACGACGCCAATCTGATCGTGTCGTCGCTCTCGTCCGACGGCGTCCTGACGGTCACTGCCCCGAGGATCGGCCTGCCGGCGCCGAAAGTCGAAAA TTCTTCGCGCCGCTACTTGACGTACCTCAAGTGA
- the LOC128267023 gene encoding protein lethal(2)essential for life-like has product MSIVPIFFRNWWDDEWDRPLWNSRLLDQHFGRGVTGDDLLTALSHPSGRYMRPWHSSCVANNRDTGSTVNVTNDKFQINLDVQHFAPEEISVKYVDKSVIVEGKHEEKQDDHGYISRHFVRRYMLPAGHNESDIASSLSSDGILTISCPRKAIEQKPEKSIPITQTGQPSKPLADKPSDEKPAGAISATNGEEKK; this is encoded by the exons ATGTCGATCGTTCCGATTTTCTTCCGTAACTGGTGGGACGACGAGTGGGACCGTCCGTTGTGGAACTCGCGGCTTCTCGACCAACATTTCGGAAGGGGAGTCACGGGCGACGATCTACTAACCGCCCTGTC TCATCCTTCGGGGCGTTACATGCGTCCGTGGCACAGCTCCTGTGTGGCCAACAATCGTGACACTGGCTCGACAGTGAATGTAACCAACGACAAGTTCCAAATCAATCTGGACGTGCAGCATTTCGCTCCCGAGGAGATCTCGGTCAAGTACGTGGACAAATCCGTCATCGTGGAGGGAAAGCACGAGGAGAAACAGGACGATCACGGATACATTTCGCGCCATTTCGTACGCCGCTAcatgttgccggccggccacaacGAGAGCGATATCGCTTCGTCACTCTCATCGGATGGCATCCTGACCATCAGCTGCCCGAGGAAAGCCATTGAACAGAAACCGGAAAAGAGCATCCCCATCACCCAGACTGGCCAACCGTCGAAACCATTGGCCGACAAACCCAGTGATGAGAAGCCTGCGGGTGCCATAAGTGCCACGAATGGCGAGGAGAAAAAATGA
- the LOC128267975 gene encoding nurim homolog, translated as MLSLLQLVCFALSLLSFISVFYSVGKLGLFLATPLQAEQSTDAFPNEQSSLRAALFSLFFNSIWVVLFVLQHTLMRASAVKRFWQTVGLELAERSVYNIASSYCLLLLLKNWKMDPTQFRLWFFDVEDNKLLWWVLTGAHVLSWIVVYGGSLMVDLPELIGLKHIYYAINDLAPPMSYKSRELQDYYQRYRHPSFIGLSTVLWLTNGMTLDRCVLATIWTVYMYLGWNTTKLDLQYHRHQLKSKRAELVEVTK; from the exons ATGTTATCCCTTTTGCAGTTAGTGTGCTTTGCGTTGTCTCTGCTTTCCTTCATATCAGTGTTTTACTCGGTGGGAAAGCTGGGTCTCTTCCTGGCAACGCCCCTCCAGGCAGAGCAATCAACAGATGCGTTTCCCAACGAGCAGTCTTCGCTTCGTGCGGCACtgttttccctgtttttcAACTCGATCTGGGTGGTTCTGTTTGTGCTGCAGCACACGCTCATGCGGGCATCGGCGGTAAAGCGTTTCTGGCAAACCGTTGGGCTAGAGCTGGCGGAACGAAGCGTCTACAACATTGCGTCTTCCTATTGCTTACTG CTGCTGTTGAAGAACTGGAAAATGGATCCGACTCAGTTCCGTCTGTGGTTCTTCGATGTGGAAGACAATAAGCTGCTCTGGTGGGTCCTCACGGGGGCGCACGTTCTATCGTGGATCGTCGTCTACGGAGGCAGTCTGATGGTGGATCTGCCGGAACTGATCGGTCTGAAACATATTTACTACGCCATCAACGATCTGGCCCCGCCGATGTCGTACAAATCACGCGAATTGCAGGACTACTATCAGCGCTATCGGCACCCGTCGTTCATCGGCCTGTCGACCGTCCTTTGGCTCACCAACGGAATGACCCTGGATCGTTGCGTTCTGGCCACCATCTGGACTGTGTACATGTATCTGGGCTGGAACACGACAAAGCTCGACTTACAgtaccaccggcaccagctgAAGAGCAAACGTGCCGAGCTTGTTGAAGTGACCAAGTGA
- the LOC128267382 gene encoding protein lethal(2)essential for life-like: MSIVPIFFRNWWEDEWDRPLWNSRLIDQNFGGGISSDDLLNVLSTVNDSHSHRLQQHHHHPTHHHPTGRYIRPWHSSCVANKPDIGSAVNITNDKFQINLDVQHFAPEEISVKYVDKSIIVEGKHEEKQDDHGYISRHFVRRYILPVGHNESDIASSLSSDGILTISCPRKAIEKKPEKAIPIIQTGQPLKSLTGKSFAENGQKKAQDKMES, from the coding sequence ATGTCGATCGTTCCGATTTTCTTCCGTAACTGGTGGGAAGACGAATGGGACCGTCCGTTGTGGAACTCGCGCCTGATCGACCAAAATTTCGGAGGGGGCATTTCTTCGGACGACCTTCTCAACGTCCTGTCGACGGTGAACGATTCGCATAGCCACAGATtacagcagcatcatcatcatccgacccatcatcatccgacGGGACGCTATATTCGCCCGTGGCACAGCTCGTGCGTTGCTAACAAGCCGGATATCGGCTCGGCGGTGAACATCACCAACGATAAGTTCCAAATCAATCTGGACGTGCAGCATTTCGCTCCGGAGGAGATCTCGGTAAAGTACGTCGACAAATCCATCATCGTGGAGGGAAAGCACGAGGAGAAACAGGACGACCACGGATACATTTCGCGCCATTTTGTACGCCGCTACATATTGCCGGTCGGCCACAACGAGAGCGATATCGCTTCGTCACTCTCATCGGATGGCATCCTGACCATCAGCTGCCCGAGGAAAGCGATCGAAAAGAAACCCGAGAAAGCCATTCCTATTATCCAAACTGGACAACCACTGAAATCGTTGACTGGAAAATCTTTCGCAGAAAATGGCCAAAAGAAAGCTCAAGATAAAATGGAGTCATAA
- the LOC128277642 gene encoding protein lethal(2)essential for life-like isoform X1: MSLVPVHCRTWWDDWDLPLYTRVLEKSMTHEVLSGDDYWRVPPLAPLRWSSLYRPWRYFSLRDVGAKVDTDRDRFQIELDVHQFLPHEVTVRRTDKYVTIEGKHEEKRDEQGYVARQFSRRYLVPIGYDANLIVSSLSSDGVLTVTAPRIGLPAPKVEKYVPIWHTGKPAIEDKNSSRRYLTYLK, translated from the exons ATGTCGCTGGTTCCGGTTCACTGTCGCACCTGGTGGGACGACTGGGATCTGCCGCTGTATACGCGCGTCCTCGAGAAGTCGATGACGCACGAGGTGCTGTCGGGAGACGACTACTGGCGGGTACCGCCACTGGCGCCCCTGCGCTGGTCCAGCCTCTACCGACCCTGGCGCTACTTTAGCCTGCGGGACGTCGGTGCCAAGGTGGacaccgatcgcgatcgcttcCAGATCGAGCTCGACGTGCATCAGTTTTTGCCGCACGAGGTCACCGTGCGCCGCACGGACAAGTACGTCACGATCGAGGGCAAGCACGAGGAGAAGCGGGACGAGCAGGGCTACGTGGCGCGACAGTTTTCCCGCCGCTACCTGGTACCAA TTGGGTACGACGCCAATCTGATCGTGTCGTCGCTCTCGTCCGACGGCGTCCTGACGGTCACTGCCCCGAGGATCGGCCTGCCGGCGCCGAAAGTCGAAAAGTACGTGCCCATCTGGCACACCGGTAAACCGGCCATCGAGGACAAGAA TTCTTCGCGCCGCTACTTGACGTACCTCAAGTGA
- the LOC128277643 gene encoding uncharacterized protein LOC128277643 — protein sequence MFFDAFSSVNITKVLSDYLLLVSESVRRQFASPASPSAPSAGQPRNEAGESEPESFELNILTTGWCFVCETLQFVKRALDGARWLHFTEFQLLLLQIFSTLLLALSVCIAVSWRKYGNRITNRFIRPSTAKEIEELKLSVARLNLPKEHTPRI from the exons ATGTTTTTCGATGCGTTTTCCTCGGTTAACATAACGAAGGTGCTATCGGACTATCTGCTCCTCGTGAGCGAATCCGTGCGGAGACAGTTTGCCTCTCCGGCGTCCCCATCTGCACCATCGGCTGGTCAGCCGCGCAACGAGGCCGGTGAAAGTGAACCCGAGTCGTTCGAGTTAAACATCCTTACCACCGGCTGGTGCTTTGTGTGCGAAACGTTGCAGTTCGTGAAACGTGCACTTGACGGTGCCCGCTGGCTGCACTTTACCGAGTTccagctgttgttgttgcaaatTTTCTCCACCCTCTTGCTGGCGCTCTCCGTTTGCATTGCCGTGTCGTGGCGAAAGTACGGCAACCGGATCACCAATCGCTTCATTCGACCGA GCACGGCGAAGGAgattgaagaactgaaactCTCCGTCGCCCGACTGAATCTGCCGAAAGAACACACACCGCGTATTTAA
- the LOC128277638 gene encoding UBX domain-containing protein 6, translating into MAPSKIKNFFAKKKAEAKLKFGGAGPGRKLNSAGPAPSSSKSAAPTQHDVYVPPKRSEISAEAKVAAAAALARFEGKDKKEFNTSLAAIRAQVRKELEAEKKAKEAESAEQQEERQESESRKDFAVQGVYFRCPMIDDEVLPRKEWKGKIKEFLYEQLAADRGLTACLIIYNCNPKEKAEVCIETLTKCIENIINHPNEEKYRKLRMTTRTFCDKIKVCDGSMEFLHAAGFAEIELDGEPHLIWSEDNIDPDCSVEMLLEALKASEPIHLELDRNLQVLLPSQVKRSHLPPDFFRISPEELKREQQLRTEALEQAQMLKTKAMREKEELRTINRYKFCLLRVRFPNGVYLQGTFNVYEKLAQLYEFVQSCLMHESAEFSLVPTGGQKCSGPEEMNKSLYDLRFVPTMVFNFNYENESKALTDFLKEELMLLIQSF; encoded by the coding sequence ATGGCACCAAGCAAGATAAAGAACTTTTTCGCAAAGAAAAAGGCCGAAGCCAAACTAAAGTTTGGCGGCGCTGGACCGGGTCGAAAGCTTAATTCCGCCGGTCCGGCTCCATCCTCCTCGAAATCGGCCGCACCGACGCAGCACGATGTGTACGTGCCGccgaaacggagcgaaatATCGGCCGAAGCCAAGgtagctgccgctgccgccctGGCACGGTTCGAGGGGAAGGACAAGAAAGAATTCAACACGTCGCTCGCGGCCATCCGGGCACAGGTTCGCAAAGAGCTGGAGGCCGAAAAGAAAGCCAAAGAAGCGGAATCTGCCGAGCAGCAGGAAGAGCGACAGGAGTCGGAGTCTCGGAAAGATTTCGCCGTTCAGGGCGTTTACTTCCGGTGTCCGATGATCGACGACGAGGTGCTGCCGCGCAAGGAGTGGAAAGGAAAGATCAAGGAGTTCCTCTACGAGCAACTGGCGGCCGACCGGGGGCTCACCGCTTGCCTCATCATCTACAACTGCAACCCCAAAGAGAAGGCCGAAGTGTGCATCGAAACGCTGACCAAGTGCATCGAAAACATCATAAACCACCCGAACGAGGAGAAGTACAGAAAGCTTCGGATGACCACTCGGACGTTCTGTGACAAGATTAAGGTGTGCGACGGTTCGATGGAGTTTCTGCACGCGGCCGGCTTTGCCGAGATCGAACTGGACGGTGAACCGCATCTGATCTGGTCGGAAGATAACATCGACCCGGACTGTTCGGTGGAAATGCTGCTGGAGGCCCTCAAAGCGTCGGAACCGATTCACCTTGAGCTGGATCGCAACCTGCAGGTGCTGCTACCGTCACAAGTGAAACGTAGCCATCTGCCGCCAGACTTTTTCCGCATATCACCCGAGGAACTGAAACGGGAACAGCAACTGCGCACCGAAGCACTGGAACAGGCGCAGATGCTCAAGACGAAGGCTATGCGCGAAAAGGAGGAACTGCGTACGATCAATCGGTACAAGTTTTGCCTGTTGCGCGTACGCTTCCCGAACGGTGTGTACCTGCAGGGGACATTTAACGTTTACGAGAAACTCGCCCAGCTGTACGAGTTCGTGCAGTCCTGTCTCATGCACGAGTCGGCCGAATTTAGCCTCGTACCGACCGGAGGCCAGAAATGTTCTGGACCGGAGGAGATGAACAAATCACTGTACGATCTCCGGTTCGTGCCGACGATggtgtttaattttaactaCGAGAACGAGTCGAAGGCACTGACGGACTTTCTGAAGGAAGAACTGATGTTACTGATTCAATCATTCTAA
- the LOC128267976 gene encoding protein lethal(2)essential for life-like, which produces MSMIPIFFRNWWDDEWDRPLWNSRLIDQHFGRGVTGDDLLTALSHPSGRYMRPWHSSCVANNRDTGSTVNVTNDKFQINLDVQHFAPEEISVKYVDKSVIVEGKHEEKQDDHGYISRHFVRRYMLPAGHNESDIASSLSSDGILTISCPRKAIEQKPEKSIPITQTGQPQKVAADKGTK; this is translated from the exons ATGTCGATGATAccaattttctttcgaaacTGGTGGGACGACGAGTGGGACCGTCCGTTGTGGAACTCGCGCCTGATCGACCAACATTTCGGAAGGGGAGTCACGGGCGACGATCTACTAACCGCCCTGTC TCATCCTTCGGGGCGTTACATGCGTCCGTGGCACAGCTCCTGTGTGGCCAACAATCGTGACACTGGCTCGACAGTGAATGTAACCAACGATAAGTTCCAAATCAATCTGGACGTGCAGCATTTCGCTCCCGAGGAGATCTCGGTCAAGTACGTGGACAAATCCGTCATCGTGGAGGGCAAGCACGAAGAGAAACAGGACGATCACGGATACATTTCGCGCCATTTCGTACGCCGCTAcatgttgccggccggccacaacGAGAGCGATATCGCTTCGTCACTCTCATCGGATGGCATCCTGACCATCAGCTGCCCGAGGAAAGCCATCGAACAGAAACCGGAAAAGAGCATTCCCATCACCCAGACAGGACAGCCACAGAAAGTAGCAGCTGATAAAGGAACGAAATAA
- the LOC128277639 gene encoding protein lethal(2)essential for life-like → MSTVPMYLRDLWDDDVFDGPRRTARLFDQQFSSGLFSEEMHRLASNFHSSNFLRSSRFGSLRRSPGVASGDFGAPPKFTTLCAANQRLQITLDVQHFAPHEITVKTVGGTVVVEGKHDEKQDEHGYIARHFVRRYVLPDDHDPKDVISTLSSDGMLSIVSPRKAPPPAPAETVHERTIPVQRIEERTTESVRTTSESVTSESSPK, encoded by the exons ATGTCAACGGTGCCAATGTATCTGCGCGACCTGTGGGACGACGATGTGTTCGACGGCCCGCGGCGAACCGCTCGGTTGTTCGATCAGCAGTTTTCCTCCGGATTATT CTCCGAAGAGATGCACCGGTTGGCATCGAACTTTCATTCGTCCAACTTTCTGCGTTCGTCCCGGTTCGGCAGCTTGCGCCGGTCGCCAGGTGTGGCCAGTGGCGATTTTGGAGCGCCACCGAAGTTCACCACTCTCTGTGCGGCCAACCAGCGGCTTCAGATCACGCTAGACGTGCAACATTTCGCACCGCATGAGATCACCGTTAAAACCGTCGGTggcacggtggtggtcgaggGCAAGCACGACGAGAAGCAGGACGAGCACGGCTACATTGCGCGGCACTTCGTACGCCGTTACGTACTCCCCG ATGACCACGACCCGAAGGACGTCATTTCGACCCTCTCGTCCGACGGTATGCTGTCGATTGTGTCCCCCCGGAAGGCACCGCCGCCTGCACCGGCCGAAACAGTCCACGAGCGAACCATTCCGGTGCAGCGCATCGAGGAGCGAACGACGGAAAGTGTCCGGACGACGTCGGAAAGTGTTACCAGTGAAAGCAGCCCGAAGTGA